Genomic segment of Octadecabacter arcticus 238:
TTTGGTGAAGTGACCAAGCTCGCGGTAGCAACGGCTTTGTTGTTGCACAAATCAGGTTGAGGTGAGGTTTGGCCTTTCCGAGCAACATTTGCGTTGGTCGCTCCGGTTTCTAAGGAGTTGTGGGCCTGAATTGATCCTTTGTGGGGTTTGCATAGGCCACGCGAATGCTGCATCCGGCGGTCATTGGAGTTGGTTTCTGCTTCTGTCACAATCGTTGAGGTGAAATTTTGGACATAGTCGTTATTGGTGCAGGCCTGTCTGGGCTGACGGCAGCAGCAATACTTTGCGATGCTGGCGCCAAGGTTCAAGTCCTCGAGGCCAGCACGCACATCGGGGGCCGAATTCGCGCGCTGCGTGATCCTGTCAGCCAGCACGCTCTTGCCGATCTCGGCCCGACCTGGGTTTGGCCAAAGTATCAACCCGTAGCCGCGCGATGGCTCGAAAAACTTGGTTTGTCGACTTTCGAACAATTTAACGAAGGGGATGCCGTGATCCTTGGATACGGTCCGGCTCCGGTTCGCCAGCCTATGCCTGGGCAGGATGGTATGGTTCGCATCGTCGGCGGTCCGACGGCCTTGATTGAAGCCCTCGCCAACCGAATTGGTGATGCTAACATTCGGACATCGGTTTCGGTCACTGGAATTTCTGAGGTTGGAGAAAAACAAATCGCCGTTCAGCTTGGTTCAGGTGAAGTCGTCATCGCGCAAAAGGTGATTGTCGCGGTTCCGCTTCGGGTCGCCGCCTTGACCTTTAACCTTCCTTGGGCGCCATCGGACCTAATCGATGCAATGCTCAGCACACCAACCTGGATGGCTACTCACGCCAAAGCCGTGGTCCTTTATGAGCGCCCTTTCTGGCGAGACGCTGGGCTGTCCGGTAGGATTGCAAGTCGCAGCGGGCCGCTGATCGAGGCGCACGACCATACTGGCGTCGACCTCACTTCTGCAGCGATATTTGGTTTTGTCAGTTGGTCGCCGGAACAACGGCGAAACGACCCTGAAGGTCTCAGGCAGGCCATTTTGGATCAGCTTTCCGAATGTTTTGGAAAAGCGGCGCTATGTCCCACAAAGCTTGTCGTTGAAGACTGGGCAGCGAACCCTCGTATCGTGACAGACTTGGACGTCTCCCACCCCGCCGCCCATCCTGACGTCGGCCCCGCCGTGCTCAGACAACCGCATCTCGATGGCCGAGTTCGGTTCGCTGTGTCGGAGGTATCGGAATTGAGCCCTGGTCTAATTGAGGGCGCACTTGCGATTGGCGAGAGCGTAGCTGCGGAAGTGTTTGGAACGAGAGCTTAGTGGACCAGCCACGGTTTAGTGCCGCCCCAAGTGCTCGCTTGAACCACCTTCCGTTCGAAAGTGACAGGGCTTTCCCAACCCAGTGCTGAGTGGAGGCGACGCGGGTTGTAAAAGCCGTTGATGGGCTTTTTTGCACAAATCCCACCACTAGGATTCACCACAAAAATCCACCGTTATAGCTGCTCATATCCGCCAGCTACGAAGATGGATTCACAATATGAATCCCGTCAGTCCTTTCGTGCGACAAGGCCAATCAGGTGCAAAACATGCTTGTCCCGAACTGCTAAAATCTTGTGCTTAGCGGTTAGATGTTGGGCTAGTTAGGGCAGGGGGCTCACTGCCCCATTGCAGTGCGGCATTCGACAACAAGGGCGGAAACCGGACCTTCGCTGCAGTCTGCATGAGTGACCGCTCAGCCGGACAAAGTGAGCTTTCGCTGCGGGCGCATCAATGGCAGGTTCCAGAATAATGAAACTAATTGCCTTGAGGTCGACGACCAGAAACTAGACGGTCTTAGTCGACCGTCAATCCAACTTTTTACCTGTGAAAATTTACTCCAAAAAATGTAAATCTCTTATCGTTTATCGGCGACGAATGGGTCTGGCCTGCAAACTTCCATCTGCAGGCCATGACGGCGGTCGTCTACATCATGCCGCCCATTCCGCCCATGTCAGACATGCTGCTGCCACCAGCCTTGGACGGTTTGTCAGCTATCATCGCCTCAGTGGTGATCAGCAATCCCGCAACCGATGCGGCATATTCAAGTGCAATCCGAACGACTTTGGTCGGGTCGATAACACCGGCCTTCAACATATCGCCGTATTCCTCTGACTGCGCATCATAGCCAAACGTCTTGCTGCTGTTCGCAACGATCTTTCCGGCAACAACCGATCCATCGACGCCGGCATTTTCTGCGATCTGGCGCAGGGGTGCATGAAGTGCCTTGCGAATGATGGCGATACCGGCCACCTGATCCGCATTATCCCCTTTGAGACCTTCCAGAATCTTACCGGCATGCACCAATGCGACACCGCCACCTGGTACAACGCCCTCTTCAACGGCTGCACGGGTTGCGTTCAAGGCGTCATCGACGCGGTCTTTGCGCTCTTTCACTTCGATCTCAGTGGCACCGCCAACTTTGATCACCGCAACGCCGCCTGCGAGCTTTGCAAGCCGTTCTTGCAGCTTTTCCTTGTCGTAATCAGAGGTGGTATCTTCAATTTGCGCGCGGATCTGAGTAACGCGTGCAGCGATTGCCGCCTTGTCACCGGACCCATCGATCACGGTTGTCGTGTCTTTGGTGATCGTGATCTTCTTAGCGTCGCCAAGCATGTCCATCGTGACATTCTCTAGTTTGATGCCCAGTTCTTCGGAAATCACCTGTCCGCCAGTGAGGATAGCAAGGTCTTGGAGCATCGCTTTACGGCGATCACCAAAACCGGGGGCTTTGACGCCAGCAACCTTCAGGCCACCGCGTAACTTGTTCACGACCAGCGTAGCAAGTGCTTCGCCGTCGATATCCTCCGCGATAACCAAAAGCTGTTTGTCCGCCTTCATGACCGCTTCAAGCAAGGGAACCATTGGTGCTAGGGATGTCAGCTTTTTCTCATGAAGCAAAATGACACAATCTTCCAAGTCCGCTGTCATCTTGGCGGGATCCGTGACGAAGTATGGGCTAAGGTAGCCGCGATCGAACTGCATGCCCTCGACCACTTCTGTCTCTGTCTCTAGGCCCTTGTTCTCTTCAACCGTGATGACGCCTTCGTTGCCGACCTTCGCCATCGCGTCCGCGATCTGTTGACCGATTGCTGCTTCGCCATTGGCAGAGATAGTGCCAACTTTCGCGATCTCAGCCGTATCGCCCACGGGTCGAGACATTGCTTTAACCTCGGCCACAACTGCAGCCACAGCCTTGTCGATACCGCGCTTCAGGTCCATCGGGTTCATTCCGGCGGCGACCGCTTTCATTCCTTCTTTGACGATGGCTTGTGCCAGAACTGTCGCGGTAGTCGTGCCGTCACCGGCCTCATCATTGGTGCGCGATGCTACATCCTTGACAAGCTGTGCGCCCATATTCTCAAACGGGTCTGAGAGCTCGATTGCTTTGGCGACCGTGACACCATCCTTGGTGATACGCGGCGAGCCATAGGACTTGTCGATGACCACATTGCGGCCTTTGGGACCGAGTGTAACCTTTACGGCGTTGGCGAGAGTGTTGATGCCCTTAAGCATACGGTCACGGGAGTCCGTGCTGAATTTGACGTCTTTTGCAGACATGTCGGTATTCCTAATTTAAAAATATGGAAAAAGAGGTGCGAGGTTCAGGCCATGATGCCAAGAATGTCGCTCTCCTTCATAATCATCAGTTCTTCGCCGTCGATCTTAATTTCAGTACCG
This window contains:
- the groL gene encoding chaperonin GroEL (60 kDa chaperone family; promotes refolding of misfolded polypeptides especially under stressful conditions; forms two stacked rings of heptamers to form a barrel-shaped 14mer; ends can be capped by GroES; misfolded proteins enter the barrel where they are refolded when GroES binds) codes for the protein MSAKDVKFSTDSRDRMLKGINTLANAVKVTLGPKGRNVVIDKSYGSPRITKDGVTVAKAIELSDPFENMGAQLVKDVASRTNDEAGDGTTTATVLAQAIVKEGMKAVAAGMNPMDLKRGIDKAVAAVVAEVKAMSRPVGDTAEIAKVGTISANGEAAIGQQIADAMAKVGNEGVITVEENKGLETETEVVEGMQFDRGYLSPYFVTDPAKMTADLEDCVILLHEKKLTSLAPMVPLLEAVMKADKQLLVIAEDIDGEALATLVVNKLRGGLKVAGVKAPGFGDRRKAMLQDLAILTGGQVISEELGIKLENVTMDMLGDAKKITITKDTTTVIDGSGDKAAIAARVTQIRAQIEDTTSDYDKEKLQERLAKLAGGVAVIKVGGATEIEVKERKDRVDDALNATRAAVEEGVVPGGGVALVHAGKILEGLKGDNADQVAGIAIIRKALHAPLRQIAENAGVDGSVVAGKIVANSSKTFGYDAQSEEYGDMLKAGVIDPTKVVRIALEYAASVAGLLITTEAMIADKPSKAGGSSMSDMGGMGGMM
- a CDS encoding flavin monoamine oxidase family protein; this translates as MDIVVIGAGLSGLTAAAILCDAGAKVQVLEASTHIGGRIRALRDPVSQHALADLGPTWVWPKYQPVAARWLEKLGLSTFEQFNEGDAVILGYGPAPVRQPMPGQDGMVRIVGGPTALIEALANRIGDANIRTSVSVTGISEVGEKQIAVQLGSGEVVIAQKVIVAVPLRVAALTFNLPWAPSDLIDAMLSTPTWMATHAKAVVLYERPFWRDAGLSGRIASRSGPLIEAHDHTGVDLTSAAIFGFVSWSPEQRRNDPEGLRQAILDQLSECFGKAALCPTKLVVEDWAANPRIVTDLDVSHPAAHPDVGPAVLRQPHLDGRVRFAVSEVSELSPGLIEGALAIGESVAAEVFGTRA